TGCCTCCTGCAATCGACAACAGCTGTGTCACTTTAAAGGTTTCCCGGTCACAAATCCCCAGAACCGTTTGACGATCCACCACGGGCCGACCAGCAGAAAAATGGGATTTTTCAGGAATGACGGCGGATTGCCTTCAAAGTAATGGCCGACAAACTGGAAGATCCAGCCGATGACAAACAGTGCGAGCGCCCACTGCCAGTTCCAGAAAAACAGCGGCAGCGAGACGACGATCAGCGGGATGCCGATTGCGTGTGTCAGCTTGTTCACCGGATGCTGATGATCCTGTTTGTAGCGCTCCAGGAAAGACAGTTTTTCTTGCACGGTTCCGCCTCCCTA
The Effusibacillus pohliae DSM 22757 DNA segment above includes these coding regions:
- a CDS encoding Mpo1-like protein — encoded protein: MQEKLSFLERYKQDHQHPVNKLTHAIGIPLIVVSLPLFFWNWQWALALFVIGWIFQFVGHYFEGNPPSFLKNPIFLLVGPWWIVKRFWGFVTGKPLK